One Vibrio sp. 16 genomic window carries:
- the serC gene encoding 3-phosphoserine/phosphohydroxythreonine transaminase codes for MDNVYNFSAGPAGLPKAVMEQAQAEFINWNELGTSVMEISHRSKEFIKVAEDSEQDLRDLLNIPDNYKVLFCQGGARAQFAAVPLNLLGSAKKATYIDAGYWAESAVQEARKYCDVDVFDAKVTKAGKTAVREVSEWVIDPEAAYVHFCPNETIDGIEISELPDTDKPIVADMSSNILSRRIDVSKYGVIYAGAQKNIGPAGLCIAIVRDDLLGLANDLLPSFINYKTLAEKDSMFNTPPTFAWYLSGLVFKWLKANGGVEAMEQINQEKATLLYNAIDQSDFYRNEVHPDNRSRMNVPFQLAKPELDELFLEQAKQRGLVSLKGHRAVGGMRASIYNAMPLAGVQALVDFMQEFEAQNA; via the coding sequence ATGGATAATGTATATAACTTTAGTGCAGGCCCTGCCGGATTGCCTAAAGCCGTGATGGAACAAGCGCAAGCTGAATTTATCAACTGGAATGAACTGGGTACTTCGGTAATGGAAATCAGCCACCGTAGTAAAGAGTTTATTAAAGTTGCTGAAGATTCGGAGCAAGATCTGCGCGATCTACTTAATATTCCTGATAACTACAAAGTTCTATTCTGTCAGGGTGGTGCTCGTGCCCAGTTTGCTGCAGTGCCACTCAATTTGCTTGGCTCGGCCAAAAAAGCAACGTACATCGATGCGGGTTACTGGGCAGAAAGTGCGGTTCAAGAAGCGCGTAAGTACTGCGACGTTGATGTGTTTGACGCAAAAGTAACCAAAGCAGGCAAAACTGCGGTACGTGAAGTTAGCGAGTGGGTTATTGATCCTGAAGCGGCTTACGTTCACTTCTGTCCAAATGAAACCATTGATGGTATCGAGATCAGTGAGCTTCCTGATACAGACAAACCGATCGTAGCGGACATGTCGTCAAACATCTTATCTCGTCGCATTGATGTGTCTAAGTACGGCGTTATTTATGCGGGTGCGCAGAAAAACATCGGTCCAGCGGGTCTTTGTATCGCGATTGTTCGTGATGACCTTCTCGGTCTTGCGAACGACTTGCTGCCAAGCTTTATCAATTACAAAACCTTGGCTGAGAAAGATTCGATGTTCAACACGCCTCCGACCTTCGCCTGGTATTTGTCGGGCTTAGTGTTTAAGTGGCTGAAAGCCAATGGTGGGGTTGAAGCGATGGAGCAAATCAACCAGGAGAAAGCGACACTGCTTTACAATGCGATTGACCAGTCAGACTTCTATCGCAATGAAGTGCATCCAGACAACCGTTCGCGTATGAATGTGCCATTCCAATTGGCGAAACCAGAACTTGACGAGTTGTTCCTAGAGCAAGCTAAGCAACGAGGCTTGGTCTCTTTGAAAGGACATCGTGCTGTTGGTGGAATGCGAGCGTCAATCTACAACGCGATGCCATTAGCAGGCGTACAAGCGCTTGTAGACTTCATGCAAGAGTTTGAAGCACAAAACGCTTAA
- a CDS encoding EAL domain-containing protein, with product MNESHATVPQQQGRKSKYVVYDWAMNLKTQAFYCDNEGQTLMFGEVYSTFSATRLIRLVPPGQRDRVKRAFQTALTTGEDCYLHCCLVTPTSLFTFVEIYMYKADEHHLKGTISPCLVISNAQEASEIFYGIFENQHHGVVVTDSDTRILACNHYFEKMTGYLRNELVGLKTNIFNSSSHDDEHYRALWESLGSQGYWSGVLLSRHAQGKVFPQSLTIQKIGLGSGQDYYIGLSTDLSSDLDRLEDTQSGGVDILTQLPTSDHFLAQLTKRCKATDRDNTLLVLAIQPRFASKGTNEQKKRFAAYLKEKTSALFSGYMDSGRFLACLPVVVEHPEQRVRDIAKTLTTFFHCFKHATKDIHEVLKTGLLGVSIYGVDAETPNRLVSHACQAILELHSGENRRIAFYDRSIHLQIERKKRLEAHVQKSMLNKNVEVYFQPIVSVKQQCVEKFEALCRFPPLESEPATTQDYIQVAEDMGKIFELDNLVCGMAFEQFKALQKRFGDTLQLSVNRSLNTDVGIVDVLKHTALALDDAGLSPDCLNIEFTESAFLDNSDNSQQLIQTLRDAGVKIAVDDFGSGCASFHYLTKSFFDVLKIDRQFISGLEKGTREYHIVHTLVHLAHQLNLDVVAEGVETESELALLTELGVDYIQGYLFAKPESTEQIVAHEHYCQWPKTAPSAPEQTLMKLVSKNSHHLDPGDPLSLAHQYFNVSHGDYLAVVDNKKCVGVLSRSTMHLHMTPTMGTDLETSKEKNYWHKSVNRMMAPGGTVLDWHTPVKEVHRLVTQGTPLPWILTDELGVFKGLVEMATVLSFCVED from the coding sequence ATGAATGAGTCGCATGCTACTGTGCCTCAGCAGCAGGGCAGAAAAAGCAAATACGTTGTTTACGACTGGGCGATGAACCTTAAAACACAAGCCTTCTATTGCGATAACGAAGGGCAAACCTTGATGTTTGGCGAGGTGTATTCAACCTTCTCGGCGACACGTTTGATTCGCTTAGTCCCGCCTGGCCAAAGAGATAGAGTGAAGCGCGCGTTTCAAACCGCGTTGACGACTGGCGAGGATTGTTACCTCCATTGCTGCCTTGTTACACCCACATCACTGTTTACATTCGTTGAAATCTACATGTACAAAGCGGATGAACATCACCTGAAAGGCACGATCTCGCCTTGCTTGGTGATTTCGAATGCGCAAGAAGCATCAGAGATATTTTACGGCATTTTTGAAAATCAGCATCACGGTGTGGTAGTGACTGACTCGGATACGCGCATCCTTGCCTGTAATCACTATTTTGAAAAGATGACGGGGTATCTTCGCAACGAACTTGTCGGACTAAAAACCAACATCTTTAACTCGTCGAGTCATGATGACGAGCACTATCGGGCACTATGGGAATCATTAGGTTCACAGGGGTATTGGAGTGGGGTACTGCTTTCACGCCATGCACAAGGTAAGGTGTTTCCCCAGAGCTTAACGATCCAGAAAATTGGCTTGGGCAGTGGGCAAGACTATTATATCGGCTTGAGTACAGATCTATCGTCTGATCTCGATCGATTGGAAGACACCCAGTCTGGCGGGGTTGATATCCTGACGCAATTACCGACGTCGGATCATTTTCTTGCCCAGCTGACCAAGCGATGTAAAGCGACGGACCGAGACAATACCTTACTGGTTCTCGCCATCCAACCGCGCTTTGCTTCAAAGGGCACCAATGAGCAAAAAAAACGTTTTGCCGCTTATTTAAAAGAGAAAACCAGCGCGTTGTTTTCAGGGTATATGGACAGCGGACGCTTTCTAGCCTGTTTGCCTGTGGTGGTTGAACACCCAGAGCAACGGGTACGCGACATCGCCAAGACATTAACGACCTTTTTCCATTGTTTTAAGCATGCTACTAAGGATATTCATGAGGTCTTAAAGACTGGGTTGTTGGGCGTTTCAATCTATGGTGTGGATGCTGAGACGCCCAATCGGCTTGTGTCTCATGCTTGCCAAGCGATTCTCGAACTCCACTCAGGAGAAAATAGACGCATCGCGTTTTATGATCGCTCGATCCATTTGCAAATTGAGCGCAAGAAACGCCTTGAAGCGCATGTGCAAAAATCGATGCTGAACAAAAATGTAGAGGTCTACTTCCAACCCATAGTCAGCGTAAAGCAGCAGTGCGTAGAGAAATTTGAAGCGCTGTGCCGTTTCCCTCCTTTGGAGTCGGAGCCTGCGACTACCCAAGACTATATTCAAGTCGCTGAAGATATGGGCAAAATTTTCGAGTTAGATAATTTGGTCTGTGGGATGGCATTTGAACAATTCAAAGCACTACAAAAGCGGTTTGGTGACACCTTGCAGTTGTCAGTCAATCGCTCATTGAATACCGATGTTGGCATTGTCGATGTGCTGAAGCATACCGCACTCGCGCTGGATGATGCGGGCTTATCCCCAGATTGCCTAAACATAGAATTCACCGAAAGCGCTTTTTTGGACAATTCAGATAACAGCCAGCAACTGATTCAAACGCTTCGCGATGCAGGGGTAAAAATTGCTGTTGATGATTTCGGCTCTGGCTGTGCTTCGTTCCATTACTTAACCAAGAGTTTCTTTGATGTACTCAAGATTGATCGTCAGTTTATCTCCGGATTAGAAAAAGGGACGCGGGAGTATCATATTGTCCATACGCTTGTGCATCTGGCGCATCAGCTCAATCTTGATGTGGTTGCCGAAGGGGTAGAGACAGAAAGTGAGCTGGCGTTGCTGACTGAACTTGGGGTGGACTACATTCAAGGTTACTTGTTTGCAAAACCAGAAAGCACGGAGCAAATCGTCGCCCATGAGCATTATTGCCAGTGGCCGAAAACCGCACCAAGTGCACCAGAACAAACTCTCATGAAGCTGGTCAGCAAAAATAGCCATCACCTTGACCCAGGAGATCCGTTATCCCTCGCGCATCAATATTTTAATGTGTCTCATGGCGATTACTTGGCTGTCGTTGACAATAAAAAATGTGTCGGTGTGCTGTCGCGATCAACCATGCATTTACATATGACACCAACGATGGGCACGGATCTCGAAACCAGCAAAGAGAAAAATTATTGGCATAAGAGTGTCAACCGAATGATGGCTCCCGGAGGAACGGTACTCGATTGGCATACGCCAGTAAAAGAGGTTCATCGACTCGTTACGCAAGGCACGCCTTTGCCTTGGATATTGACTGACGAGCTTGGGGTGTTCAAAGGGTTAGTGGAAATGGCGACGGTATTGAGTTTCTGTGTAGAAGATTAA
- the metR gene encoding HTH-type transcriptional regulator MetR yields MVELKHLKTLTTLRDTGSLTATATALHLTQSALSHQLKDLEARIGGALFLRKTRPVKFTSEGEILLRLADDVLPRLAKAENELASLKEDVNGRLHMAIECHSCFQWLMPALREYQVAWPSVTLDFSSGFGFEPLPALIGGELDLVITSDIAPRSEVHYEPLFDFEMRLVTATTHPLASRARIEPQDLADQTMLSYPVQKSRLDVVKHFLQPAGIEPARWKQSDNTLMLIQMVSAGLGVAALPNWAISEFSRQGLITSIPLGEGLWRRLFAATRHADKDKRYLQAFFNTARQQSKSHLEGIKTV; encoded by the coding sequence ATGGTAGAGCTCAAGCATTTAAAAACGTTAACCACATTGCGTGATACAGGATCATTGACCGCCACTGCCACCGCTTTGCACCTAACTCAATCGGCCCTATCACACCAATTAAAGGATCTAGAGGCGCGTATTGGAGGTGCTTTGTTTCTGCGTAAAACTCGCCCAGTAAAATTCACCTCCGAGGGTGAGATTTTGCTTCGGCTCGCGGATGATGTGCTTCCCCGTTTGGCCAAGGCAGAGAACGAGTTAGCCAGCCTGAAAGAAGATGTGAACGGACGATTGCACATGGCGATCGAATGCCATTCGTGTTTTCAATGGTTGATGCCCGCATTAAGGGAGTACCAAGTCGCTTGGCCAAGTGTTACGTTAGACTTTTCCTCCGGTTTTGGGTTCGAGCCTTTGCCAGCACTAATTGGAGGAGAGCTGGATCTAGTGATTACATCTGACATTGCCCCGCGCTCAGAAGTCCACTACGAGCCATTGTTTGATTTTGAAATGCGACTTGTAACGGCAACCACACACCCTCTGGCAAGCCGTGCGCGCATTGAACCTCAGGACTTAGCCGATCAAACCATGCTCTCTTACCCGGTTCAGAAAAGTCGTCTCGATGTGGTCAAACATTTCCTTCAGCCAGCCGGCATTGAGCCCGCTCGTTGGAAACAGTCTGACAATACGCTTATGCTGATCCAGATGGTCTCGGCCGGCCTTGGGGTTGCAGCACTGCCCAACTGGGCCATCAGCGAGTTCTCTCGTCAAGGATTGATTACGAGTATCCCGCTTGGTGAAGGATTATGGCGAAGATTGTTTGCCGCAACGCGACATGCTGATAAGGATAAGCGTTACTTGCAAGCCTTTTTCAATACCGCTCGCCAGCAATCAAAGAGTCATTTGGAAGGAATAAAAACCGTATAA
- a CDS encoding YgiQ family radical SAM protein, with amino-acid sequence MYSENTPIHEQKKYWAECFGTAPFLPTSRKEMDALGWDSCDIIIVTGDAYVDHPSFGMAIIGRLLEAQGFRVGIIAQPEWNNKDAFMALGKPNLFFGITAGNMDSMINRYTADKKLRHDDAYTPNNEGGKRPDRATLVYSQRCREAYKGVPIVLGGIEASLRRLAHYDYWSDKVRRSVLFDAKADILLFGNAERALVEVAHRLADGEEISTLTNIRGTAVNLAAAPEGYNVIDSSRIEKPRKEAFIPPNPYVVEEQCDTNAKAQETEAKPITIRPSRHDAATTAVRIPPFEKLNNDRILYAHASRIMHLETNPYSGRALIQRHGDRELWVNQAPIPLTTEEMDYVFGLPYARVPHPMYGKAKIPAYDMIKTSVNIMRGCFGGCSFCSITEHEGRIIQNRSQESILNELEEIRDKVPGFTGTISDLGGPTANMYRLGCSDPKAEANCRRPSCVFPGICNKLNTDHKHTIDLYRAARKVKGVKKVMIASGVRYDLAIESPEYVKELVTHHVGGYLKIAPEHTEKGPLDLMMKPGMGTYDRFKEMFEKYSEEAGKKQYLIPYFISAHPGTEDEDMLNLALWLKKNNFECDQVQNFYPSPMCNATSMYYSETNPLKRVKYKKREDVPVAKGERQRRLHKALLRYHDPANWPMIREALINMGKKHLIGDKPGCLIPAEDLDAKTPAQRRKSGRHGSQRFATKHTKSQPGFEKMHGDNRGGNKGGKPGNRNGKPGSKPSGSRPNAGPNAKPQNGRGGKPTGANKPSNSGKPSGNRKPKHR; translated from the coding sequence ATGTACAGCGAAAACACCCCTATTCACGAGCAAAAGAAATATTGGGCTGAGTGCTTTGGCACCGCACCTTTTCTTCCAACGAGCCGAAAAGAAATGGACGCTCTTGGATGGGATAGCTGTGACATTATCATCGTAACCGGCGATGCCTACGTTGATCATCCAAGTTTTGGTATGGCGATCATCGGTCGATTACTTGAAGCGCAAGGCTTTCGAGTCGGCATCATTGCTCAACCAGAATGGAACAACAAAGATGCCTTCATGGCGCTAGGCAAACCAAACCTTTTCTTTGGTATTACCGCCGGCAACATGGACTCCATGATTAACCGCTACACCGCAGACAAAAAACTGCGTCATGATGATGCCTACACGCCAAACAATGAAGGCGGCAAACGCCCTGATCGTGCAACTTTAGTTTACTCACAACGTTGTCGTGAAGCATACAAAGGCGTACCCATTGTTTTAGGTGGTATCGAAGCGAGCTTACGTCGACTCGCGCACTACGATTATTGGTCAGATAAAGTACGCCGCTCAGTGTTGTTTGATGCAAAAGCAGATATTCTGCTGTTTGGTAATGCTGAACGCGCGCTGGTAGAAGTCGCGCATCGGTTGGCCGATGGTGAGGAGATTTCAACACTAACCAATATCCGTGGTACGGCAGTAAACCTCGCTGCCGCGCCAGAAGGCTACAACGTGATTGATTCATCACGAATCGAGAAGCCGCGCAAAGAAGCCTTTATTCCGCCGAACCCATACGTGGTCGAAGAGCAATGTGATACCAACGCCAAAGCGCAAGAAACCGAAGCGAAGCCAATCACTATTCGCCCGTCTCGTCACGATGCGGCGACCACAGCCGTACGCATTCCGCCGTTTGAAAAACTCAATAACGACCGAATTCTTTATGCTCACGCGAGCAGAATCATGCACCTAGAGACAAACCCATACTCAGGCCGCGCATTGATTCAGCGCCATGGTGACCGCGAATTGTGGGTTAACCAAGCGCCAATCCCTCTCACCACCGAAGAGATGGACTACGTGTTTGGCTTGCCTTATGCGCGTGTTCCCCACCCAATGTATGGCAAAGCAAAAATCCCAGCGTATGACATGATCAAAACGTCGGTGAACATCATGCGTGGTTGTTTCGGTGGCTGTTCTTTCTGTTCGATCACCGAGCACGAAGGACGTATTATCCAAAACCGTTCGCAAGAATCGATCCTCAACGAACTGGAAGAAATCCGCGACAAAGTACCCGGCTTTACAGGCACAATTTCTGATCTCGGCGGCCCAACTGCTAACATGTATCGTTTGGGTTGTAGCGATCCAAAAGCAGAAGCGAACTGTCGTCGTCCGTCATGTGTATTCCCGGGGATCTGTAATAAGCTGAATACCGACCACAAACACACCATCGACCTTTACCGCGCCGCTCGAAAAGTGAAAGGCGTGAAAAAAGTGATGATTGCATCAGGCGTACGTTACGACCTTGCCATAGAGTCACCAGAATACGTAAAAGAACTTGTCACTCATCACGTGGGCGGCTACTTGAAAATTGCACCAGAGCATACGGAAAAAGGCCCGCTGGATCTGATGATGAAACCAGGCATGGGCACTTACGACCGCTTTAAAGAGATGTTTGAGAAGTACAGCGAAGAAGCGGGTAAAAAGCAGTATTTAATCCCTTACTTTATCTCGGCACACCCAGGTACCGAAGACGAAGACATGCTCAACCTTGCTCTGTGGTTGAAGAAAAACAACTTTGAGTGTGACCAAGTACAAAACTTCTACCCATCACCGATGTGTAATGCAACGTCGATGTACTACTCAGAGACCAACCCGCTTAAACGCGTGAAATACAAAAAACGCGAAGACGTGCCAGTGGCAAAAGGTGAGCGACAACGTCGACTCCACAAAGCGCTGCTGCGTTACCATGATCCAGCAAACTGGCCAATGATTCGTGAAGCATTGATCAACATGGGCAAAAAGCATCTAATCGGTGATAAACCTGGTTGTTTGATACCAGCAGAAGATCTTGATGCGAAAACGCCAGCGCAGCGCAGAAAATCAGGACGTCATGGCTCCCAACGATTTGCAACTAAGCACACCAAAAGCCAACCTGGTTTTGAGAAAATGCATGGTGACAACCGTGGTGGAAACAAAGGCGGTAAGCCAGGTAACCGCAATGGTAAACCAGGCAGTAAACCGTCAGGCAGTCGACCAAACGCTGGGCCTAACGCCAAACCGCAAAACGGCCGCGGTGGTAAACCAACTGGCGCCAACAAACCCAGCAACAGTGGAAAACCGAGCGGCAATCGAAAACCTAAACACCGCTAA
- a CDS encoding DUF4250 domain-containing protein: MDLSNVSRFDSVILLGIVNEKLRLECGSFDELVSMYEMDVESVVGKLDVLGYQYDPLTNQFKSYSR, translated from the coding sequence ATGGATCTGAGCAATGTGAGCCGCTTTGATAGCGTCATTCTGCTAGGTATCGTTAATGAAAAGCTTCGGTTGGAATGCGGTAGCTTTGATGAGTTAGTCAGTATGTACGAAATGGACGTTGAGTCCGTGGTGGGAAAATTGGATGTGTTGGGCTACCAATATGATCCGCTCACCAACCAATTTAAGTCTTATTCTAGATAA
- a CDS encoding DUF945 family protein has translation MNQLKKYGAIGGAIALALCWPLAVGQIGQNVVTDGINQLNSGSVTAEIVKYDRGYLSSEVQTRYVVTDPEMAEMLAADGLPNQFVVNSHVSHGLLSLKAHSVLDDVDELPVTLDTVTQLNGNTDFTLTFDAWHQATDDVDGAMVSISRSVLKGHATVLGEITYDLNVPSVEVDFNSGEKLLLSALKGSGQGRMSNGLWLGEQMMRFGDVSISSTDQVTMFGMKNAQYEFSSLVEETTQRVSSQHVFSVEDLVTTEGTVDKLLVDVELGNLDSESFEHLLNLYQSNPVLTEEDVQNAIPYVETLVEKGFYLSMNKMALTLGENGEFESQWKITLPEGTDNITQNPAMILPALTGQLDTFFSNELVEQYPFIKQGVDEAIVMEFVEQTDKGYQINAELKEGNLLFKSGQEIPLMALLISGAMQP, from the coding sequence ATGAACCAGCTTAAAAAATATGGCGCTATTGGTGGCGCGATTGCTCTTGCTTTGTGTTGGCCACTTGCGGTTGGTCAAATCGGCCAGAATGTGGTGACTGATGGTATAAACCAACTGAATTCGGGGAGTGTAACGGCAGAAATCGTCAAGTATGACCGTGGCTATCTCTCTTCAGAAGTGCAAACGCGATACGTGGTCACTGACCCAGAAATGGCAGAGATGCTAGCCGCAGATGGCTTACCTAACCAGTTTGTAGTGAATAGTCATGTTTCTCACGGTTTACTGAGCCTAAAAGCGCATTCAGTACTGGATGATGTCGATGAACTACCCGTGACTCTTGATACGGTGACACAGTTAAACGGCAATACCGACTTTACCCTCACGTTTGACGCTTGGCATCAAGCCACTGACGATGTTGACGGCGCGATGGTGTCTATTTCTCGTTCTGTCCTTAAAGGTCATGCGACTGTCCTCGGGGAGATAACCTATGATCTCAACGTACCTTCAGTCGAAGTGGATTTTAATAGTGGTGAGAAATTACTGCTGTCTGCACTGAAAGGTAGTGGCCAAGGTCGTATGTCAAATGGCTTATGGCTTGGTGAGCAAATGATGCGCTTTGGTGATGTTTCTATCTCAAGCACTGACCAAGTGACTATGTTTGGCATGAAAAACGCACAGTACGAGTTTTCTTCACTAGTAGAAGAAACGACCCAGCGTGTCAGTAGTCAGCATGTCTTTTCGGTAGAAGATCTGGTGACCACAGAAGGAACGGTAGACAAGTTATTGGTTGATGTTGAACTGGGTAACCTCGACAGCGAGTCGTTTGAACATTTGTTGAATCTTTATCAAAGTAATCCAGTGTTAACGGAAGAAGATGTACAAAACGCGATTCCTTACGTTGAAACCTTGGTCGAAAAAGGTTTCTACTTGTCGATGAACAAAATGGCCTTAACGTTAGGAGAGAATGGCGAGTTTGAAAGCCAGTGGAAAATCACCTTGCCTGAGGGTACAGACAACATCACCCAAAACCCTGCGATGATCCTTCCAGCACTGACTGGTCAATTGGATACCTTCTTCTCCAATGAATTGGTTGAGCAATACCCATTTATTAAGCAAGGTGTTGATGAAGCGATCGTGATGGAGTTTGTCGAGCAAACGGACAAAGGTTATCAAATCAACGCAGAGCTAAAAGAAGGCAATTTATTGTTTAAGAGTGGCCAAGAAATTCCCCTTATGGCGCTGCTGATTTCAGGTGCGATGCAGCCATAA
- a CDS encoding EAL domain-containing protein, with product MLSGPKVTESDLSREIGAPLTSIAWTWDIKHHKLDVDRQALGLLLHSRLPNVSGNVILACLDYSDQTKFIDLIKEACRCQRTLNYACCMTLDGDQCCYVNFSFSAESTLTVKGHITPLLYFSVSTALFNEFFQQLFENPHHGVVLLNSHKSMLACNTYFLDHTGYSARELLMKSVDTLNSDKHSEEFYQSIWSDVDSKGYWSGVVLIKQVDGKTIPQDLTLQRVTFAGQLFYLGYYLDLSKNLYRVADIELGGVELLTQLPTESQFTHMVAKRWINDSSEAISMVVAFVPRFEQKDDFELKSTLSEHLSRNRIAQQVGYIGNNHFVACLECPKTDSPGQVRIIHQTIRRFFSTLNQSAGKAIHRAILKGKVGVSVLGHDTYNPKLLVSHAVQALLEQSNNSQGQITFYHGAIHKEVLRRKELEEWAAKLIKSQSVEVYYQPIVDVRTWDIVKFEALSRFKGPNGQMLNTQEMVTIAEDLDLVADLDWCAGKKALEELTAIQERFGAKLGVTINRSLNTKLDVDEVLQSAESLIYQYAKTPELVTIELTESAYFDSESRQSALIRSIRRKGVSIAIDDFGTGYSSFSYLSDSNFDLLKVDREFVTNIKMGSHQYFIVKMITELAHTLGVKVVAEGVETRHELEVLCGLGVDFIQGYFFSKPLPLNELEKAWGYYDKLEDFLSRTSSMRKVGILSITQTHIPTLAPRDTLDQALAIFESGRYNIQVVPIIDGQTCLGIVGRKELNFHITPTLGTKLETTKDMTIAKKRLNQVMQPEVHKISYQMKLIEISDLIRSGIKLPWIVENELGEYLGIVTTQDVLNYFASLR from the coding sequence ATGCTTAGTGGGCCAAAGGTAACGGAATCTGACTTGAGTCGTGAAATAGGGGCGCCGCTCACTTCTATTGCTTGGACTTGGGACATTAAACATCACAAACTCGATGTTGACCGACAAGCGCTTGGTTTGCTTTTGCATTCACGTTTGCCCAATGTGTCAGGAAACGTAATACTGGCTTGCTTGGATTACAGCGATCAAACCAAATTTATTGACCTCATAAAAGAAGCATGTCGTTGTCAGCGGACGTTAAATTATGCCTGTTGTATGACGCTCGATGGTGACCAGTGTTGCTACGTCAATTTCTCTTTTAGTGCTGAGAGTACTTTGACGGTAAAAGGGCACATTACTCCTTTGCTCTACTTTTCCGTCTCTACTGCGCTATTCAATGAGTTCTTCCAGCAGTTGTTTGAAAACCCGCATCATGGCGTTGTCTTACTCAACAGCCACAAGTCGATGCTTGCCTGCAACACCTATTTCCTCGATCACACTGGTTACAGCGCCAGAGAGTTGTTGATGAAGTCTGTTGATACACTCAACTCAGATAAGCATAGTGAAGAGTTCTACCAATCGATTTGGTCTGATGTAGACAGCAAAGGCTACTGGTCCGGTGTTGTCCTCATCAAGCAGGTCGATGGCAAAACCATACCCCAAGATCTGACTCTACAAAGAGTGACGTTTGCTGGTCAGCTGTTTTACCTTGGCTATTATCTGGATTTGTCGAAAAATCTATATCGCGTCGCAGACATTGAGCTCGGTGGCGTCGAGCTGTTAACTCAACTTCCTACCGAATCGCAATTTACCCACATGGTGGCGAAGCGTTGGATAAACGATAGCTCCGAGGCGATCAGTATGGTGGTGGCATTTGTCCCTCGTTTTGAGCAGAAGGACGATTTTGAACTCAAATCGACGCTTTCGGAACACCTGTCACGCAATCGCATCGCGCAGCAAGTGGGGTATATTGGTAACAACCATTTTGTGGCGTGTTTAGAGTGCCCGAAAACGGATTCTCCCGGCCAAGTACGGATCATTCACCAAACCATTCGCCGTTTTTTCTCAACCCTGAATCAGTCAGCAGGCAAAGCAATCCACCGCGCGATTTTAAAAGGGAAAGTAGGCGTTTCAGTGCTCGGTCACGATACTTACAATCCCAAACTGCTAGTTAGTCATGCGGTGCAAGCCTTATTGGAGCAAAGCAATAACAGCCAAGGGCAGATTACGTTTTATCATGGTGCGATTCACAAAGAGGTATTGAGACGAAAAGAGCTTGAAGAATGGGCGGCCAAGCTGATTAAATCGCAAAGTGTTGAGGTGTATTACCAGCCGATTGTCGACGTAAGAACGTGGGACATTGTGAAGTTCGAAGCGCTTAGTCGATTTAAAGGGCCGAATGGGCAGATGCTCAATACGCAAGAGATGGTGACCATCGCAGAGGACCTCGATCTCGTGGCTGATTTGGATTGGTGCGCGGGGAAAAAGGCGCTCGAAGAGCTGACAGCAATACAAGAACGTTTTGGCGCCAAGCTAGGCGTGACAATCAACCGTTCACTCAACACCAAGCTAGACGTAGATGAAGTGCTGCAGAGTGCCGAATCATTGATTTATCAGTACGCCAAAACGCCGGAACTTGTCACCATCGAGCTTACCGAAAGTGCTTACTTTGATAGTGAATCTCGCCAGTCTGCATTGATTCGCAGCATTCGCCGTAAAGGAGTGAGCATCGCGATTGATGACTTTGGCACAGGCTACAGCTCATTCAGTTATTTAAGTGATTCAAACTTTGATTTGCTTAAGGTTGATCGAGAATTTGTCACCAATATTAAAATGGGCTCGCATCAGTATTTCATCGTCAAGATGATCACAGAGCTGGCGCACACACTCGGCGTTAAAGTGGTGGCAGAAGGTGTGGAAACGCGGCATGAATTAGAGGTGTTGTGTGGACTAGGGGTGGATTTTATTCAAGGCTACTTCTTTTCTAAACCGCTGCCTCTCAATGAGTTAGAGAAGGCCTGGGGCTATTACGACAAGTTGGAAGACTTTCTCAGCCGAACGTCGAGTATGCGTAAAGTGGGTATTCTTAGCATTACCCAAACTCACATTCCTACTTTGGCGCCAAGAGATACCTTGGATCAGGCGTTGGCGATATTTGAGTCTGGTCGTTACAACATTCAAGTTGTGCCAATCATTGATGGGCAGACTTGCTTGGGTATTGTCGGTCGCAAGGAACTCAACTTTCACATTACGCCTACGTTAGGAACCAAGCTCGAAACGACCAAAGACATGACCATAGCGAAAAAGCGGTTAAACCAAGTGATGCAGCCAGAGGTACACAAGATCTCCTATCAGATGAAGTTGATAGAGATCTCTGATCTGATTCGAAGCGGGATCAAATTGCCTTGGATTGTTGAAAACGAGCTAGGTGAGTACCTCGGGATCGTTACGACGCAAGACGTGTTAAACTACTTTGCGAGCTTACGTTAA